The Mycolicibacterium aichiense region CCACCGCGGTCGCCGACGTGCACGGGTACGGCAATGTCGGGATCGTGCATTTCGATGCCCACGCCGACACCGCTGACATCATCGACGGCAACCTGGCCAGCCACGGCACCCCGATGCGACGGCTGATCGAGTCGGGGGCCGTTCCCGGAACGCATTTCGTTCAGGTCGGGTTGCGCGGGTACTGGCCGCCCCAGGACACCTTCGAATGGATGCAGGAACAGGGCATGACCTGGCACACCATGCAGGAGATCTGGGACCACGGCTTCAAGGAAGTGATGCGGCGCGCCGTCTCCGAAGCCCTCGACAAGGCCGACAAGCTTTATGTGTCAGTCGATATCGACGTTCTGGATCCCGCCCATGCACCCGGAACCGGCACACCTGAGCCGGGCGGGATCACCAGTGCCGACCTGCTGCGCATGGTCCGCCAACTCTGTTACGAGCACGACGTCGCCGGCGTCGACGTGGTGGAGGTCGCCCCCGCCTACGACCACGCCGAGTTGACCGTCAATGCCGCCCACCGGGTGGTGTTCGAGGCGCTGGCCGGGATGGCGGCCCGCCGCCGCGACGCGGCAAACGCCAAGCCCGGGCCGCCGTCGCCGCTGGCCTAGTAGTCGGACTCCGCGGCCAGGGTCTCGGCGAGGAACGCGTCGGGCCCCGGTAACGCGAGTCGCCGCCGGGCGAACCGCCGAACCCGTTCCCGCGCGTCGGCGGTCTCCGCCACCTCCGCCCCCACGGTGACGGCGGTCGCCGACCAGTCCTGGTCCCACCCGCCGGCGGCGGTCAGCGCAGCGTTCGACCGATCGAGCAGCGGGATCGTCGCGCGGCCCGATGCGTCGAGTACGCCCACACCGGTGATGTCCCCGCAGCGCAGCGCCACCGGGACACCGGCGGGTGAGCCGGGTCCGATCACCGCGGTGTGTAGCGTCGCGGTCGCCGCGTCGCCGTCGGCGGCCACCGCCCAGCCCACGGTGTCCTCCGCGGCGTCGAACACGCCACCGGGTACCCCCGACCAGGCGATCGACGCCGCCCCGCGGGCGATGAGTCCCGGTGGAGCCGGTCCGGTGTCGCGACCGGCGGCCAGCGCATAGTCGTCCTGGTGCACCGCCGCCGGCTGCAGCTGGAGGTTGTCGACGGCATCGCTCAGGTCGGCCCAGCCCGGTGCGTCGACACCGATGTCCTCGGCCAGCCGGACGGACTTGCGGACCAGCTCGACCACCCGCGGGTCACCGACGAGCAGATGCATCGCGAGGGCTCCGGCGTGCGGGGCCAGCAGCGCACCGATGTCGGCGTCCAGGCTGTCCTCTCCGACGAAGTCCTCGGCATCGGAGGTCAGCAGCGCGATCTCGGCATCCAGCAGCGCCGGATCGAGGCCGAGGATGCCGTCGCGCACACTGGCAGGCCACCACCGGCGCAGCCAATGCCCAACCGCCAGCCTGCGCAACCCGTCCACCGCGCCGGGCCGCAGCTCGATGCCCGAAAGATCCACTGCGGCTTCGTGATCCGGCGCAACCGCGGTGGCGGCGGCCAGCGCCTGATGGCCGTCTTCGCCGAGAACCCGCCACAGCCAGTCCGCACGGGCGGCGTCGGTCAGGGTGATCTGTGCACCGGATGCATCCACGGACTCGTCGACGGTCCAGGCCAGCACCGCGCCGTCGACCTCGAGGACCGCGACCAGCGGCACCGCAGCCACCGCGGGCCCGATCCGCCACAATCCCGAGTCGGCTACGAGTCTCATTGGAGCACCTGCACTTCCAGCATCGCCTTGATCCGCTGCCGGTGGTCGAGGCTCACCGAACGGGCGACCCCCTCGAGCAGGGCGCGCAGGTCGTCGACATCGGCACAAGGTTCCTGCCACACGTCGCGGCCATGCAGCCGCGCCCACAGCCGGCTCAGGTAGGGCTGGGCGAAGCATGCGAG contains the following coding sequences:
- the speB gene encoding agmatinase, giving the protein MAGQLDLPYAGLASFGHRPFLTEPEQLDSWRPDVAIVGAPFDIATTNRPGARFGPRAIRATAYEPGTYHMDLGLEIFDWLEVVDFGDAHCPHGLTEVSHANIRERVHTVASRGIVPVVLGGDHSITWPSATAVADVHGYGNVGIVHFDAHADTADIIDGNLASHGTPMRRLIESGAVPGTHFVQVGLRGYWPPQDTFEWMQEQGMTWHTMQEIWDHGFKEVMRRAVSEALDKADKLYVSVDIDVLDPAHAPGTGTPEPGGITSADLLRMVRQLCYEHDVAGVDVVEVAPAYDHAELTVNAAHRVVFEALAGMAARRRDAANAKPGPPSPLA